A section of the Caldilineales bacterium genome encodes:
- a CDS encoding TIGR01777 family oxidoreductase, with product MRVLITGGPGLIGSPLAASLAGDGHDVIFLTRNPGRLAGRLPKGVRAHAWDARTAGGWLALADGAGAIVNLAGESIAGTGRIPSRWTGKRKEAIYTSRVYAGLAVVDAVEAAARKPQVVIQASAVGYYGQREDDVILTEQSAAGDDFLGKVCVAWEKSTAPVEEMGVRRCLLRTGLVLANQKGSPLPLAALPFRFFAGGPLGSGDQYWPWIHIHDEVAAIRFLIDNDKASGPFNLTAPNPVSNREFAAVLGRVLHRPTLVPAPGLALRLALGEIATLVLDGQRAVPQKLLDLGFKFRYAELFYALRNLFA from the coding sequence ATGCGTGTCTTGATCACCGGCGGCCCCGGTCTCATTGGCTCCCCCCTGGCTGCCAGCCTGGCAGGGGACGGCCACGATGTCATCTTCCTCACCCGCAACCCCGGCCGCCTGGCCGGGCGACTTCCCAAAGGCGTACGCGCCCATGCCTGGGATGCCCGCACCGCCGGCGGTTGGCTCGCCCTGGCCGACGGCGCCGGGGCCATTGTCAACCTGGCCGGTGAAAGCATTGCCGGAACCGGTCGCATCCCCAGCCGCTGGACGGGCAAACGCAAAGAAGCCATCTACACCAGCCGGGTCTATGCTGGATTGGCGGTGGTGGACGCTGTCGAAGCCGCCGCCAGGAAACCGCAAGTCGTCATCCAGGCTTCGGCCGTGGGCTACTACGGCCAGCGCGAGGACGATGTCATCCTGACCGAGCAGAGCGCCGCCGGCGATGATTTCCTGGGCAAGGTCTGCGTCGCCTGGGAAAAATCGACGGCGCCGGTGGAAGAGATGGGCGTGCGCCGCTGCCTCCTCCGCACCGGCCTCGTCCTGGCCAACCAGAAAGGCTCGCCCCTGCCCCTGGCCGCCCTCCCCTTCCGCTTCTTTGCCGGCGGGCCGTTGGGCAGCGGCGACCAATATTGGCCGTGGATACACATCCACGACGAAGTGGCCGCCATCCGCTTCCTGATCGACAACGACAAAGCCTCCGGCCCCTTCAACCTTACCGCTCCCAACCCCGTCAGCAACCGCGAATTCGCCGCCGTGCTCGGGCGCGTCCTCCATCGCCCCACCCTCGTGCCCGCGCCCGGCCTGGCCCTGCGCCTGGCCCTGGGTGAGATCGCCACCCTCGTGCTCGACGGCCAGCGCGCTGTCCCCCAGAAGCTACTCGACTTGGGCTTCAAATTCCGCTACGCTGAACTTTTCTACGCCCTGCGCAACCTGTTTGCCTGA
- a CDS encoding DNA photolyase family protein, with protein MTVAIWWIRRDLRLADNPALAAALAHADEVVPLFVLDPFFATSPFVGDKRRAFLWGGLGELAGDLQRVGGRLIIRRGQPLPQLRRIVQETGANAIFAGADHAAYARRRDAAVTAALPLRLVDGLTVHPPNAVLKPDGSPYTVFTPFSRAWKTLPRPVPQPAPAAIVTPDGPASDGLPAIDPTPTFPPGEAEALRRLLAFTAGRPAPLLAYGDARNRMDVDGTAQLSPYLRFGMISPRQAVAAADAASDRARGEGERKSAETWLNELIWREFYQSILYHHPHVLGRSFRPEFEAIRWSEDAAAFAAWCAGSTGYPIVDAAMRQLVQTGWMHNRARMITASFLVKDLLIDWRWGERFFMQHLIDGDPAANNGGWQWTAGVGTDAAPYFRVFNPVLQSAKFDPDGVFIRRWLPELAAVPTSYLHAPWTMPTSLQQAAHCIIGRDYPAPIVDHAWARERALAAYRVQP; from the coding sequence ATGACCGTTGCCATCTGGTGGATTCGCCGCGACCTGCGCCTGGCCGACAACCCCGCCCTGGCCGCGGCCCTGGCCCATGCCGATGAGGTCGTGCCGCTGTTCGTGCTCGACCCCTTCTTCGCCACCTCCCCCTTTGTGGGCGACAAGCGGCGGGCGTTTCTGTGGGGTGGGCTGGGGGAACTGGCAGGGGATCTGCAACGGGTGGGCGGGCGTCTGATCATCCGCCGCGGCCAGCCGCTGCCGCAATTGCGCCGGATCGTCCAGGAGACCGGCGCCAACGCCATCTTCGCCGGCGCCGACCATGCCGCCTATGCCCGCCGTCGCGACGCTGCTGTGACCGCCGCCCTCCCCCTCCGTCTGGTCGATGGCCTCACCGTCCATCCCCCCAACGCCGTGCTCAAGCCGGACGGCAGCCCCTACACCGTCTTCACACCCTTCAGCCGGGCTTGGAAGACCCTGCCCCGCCCTGTCCCCCAACCTGCTCCGGCCGCCATCGTCACCCCGGATGGCCCCGCCTCTGACGGCCTGCCGGCCATCGACCCCACCCCCACCTTCCCACCTGGCGAAGCAGAGGCCCTACGCCGGCTGCTGGCTTTCACCGCCGGTCGTCCGGCGCCCCTCCTGGCCTATGGCGACGCCCGCAACCGCATGGATGTGGACGGTACAGCGCAGCTTTCGCCCTATCTCCGGTTCGGCATGATCTCCCCTCGTCAGGCAGTGGCGGCGGCCGATGCGGCCAGCGACCGCGCCCGCGGCGAGGGAGAACGCAAGAGCGCCGAAACCTGGCTGAACGAACTCATCTGGCGGGAGTTCTATCAGAGCATCCTCTACCACCACCCCCACGTCCTCGGCCGCTCGTTTCGCCCTGAGTTCGAGGCCATCCGCTGGAGCGAGGACGCGGCCGCCTTCGCCGCCTGGTGCGCGGGCAGCACCGGCTACCCGATCGTGGATGCGGCCATGCGCCAACTGGTGCAGACGGGCTGGATGCACAACCGCGCCCGTATGATCACCGCCTCGTTCCTGGTCAAGGACCTCTTGATCGACTGGCGCTGGGGCGAGCGTTTCTTCATGCAACACCTGATCGACGGCGACCCGGCGGCCAACAACGGCGGCTGGCAGTGGACGGCGGGCGTCGGCACCGACGCCGCCCCCTATTTCCGCGTCTTCAACCCCGTGCTGCAGAGCGCCAAATTCGACCCCGACGGCGTCTTCATCCGCCGCTGGCTACCCGAATTGGCCGCCGTCCCCACCTCCTACCTTCACGCCCCCTGGACGATGCCGACCTCACTCCAGCAAGCGGCCCACTGCATCATCGGCCGTGACTACCCGGCGCCCATCGTCGACCATGCCTGGGCGCGGGAGCGGGCGCTGGCGGCCTATCGGGTTCAACCTTGA
- a CDS encoding MFS transporter: protein MERFIRRRWIVVIVLFIFMFLHQSDRLLIGPLTTPIMNTFGIDEVQMGAVSTGALLVGALMYPLWGYLYDRYARAKLLALASFIWGSTTWLNALAPTYSAFLVTRASTGIDDSAYPGIFSLVSDYFGPEMRGKVYGLLQLTQPLGYMAGLVIATLLAGTLGWRSVFFITGSLGVVMAVVIFFVIKEPPRGQSEPELAGMEEMGVYRFDWQLAWGLFRKPSLLFLFAQGFVGVFPWNVITFWFFRYLETERNYSQGAILTTMAPAILVLAAGYFVGGLLGDTLFKRTNRGRVIVALVGVLVGAILLNLTLRVPMVNQGLFMIMLLITALFIPFASPNVISTVYDITLPEVRSSALAIQYFIESAGAAAAPLLAGFIARDSSLGNAILIICTTAWLLGTVFLFFTAYLVPRDIAVLRGQMRARALEERKLHEAAGV from the coding sequence ATGGAGCGTTTCATTCGCCGTCGTTGGATCGTTGTCATCGTCCTCTTTATTTTCATGTTTCTTCACCAGTCCGACCGCCTGTTGATCGGCCCGCTGACGACGCCGATCATGAACACGTTCGGGATCGACGAGGTGCAGATGGGGGCCGTCTCGACCGGGGCGCTGTTAGTGGGAGCGTTGATGTATCCGTTATGGGGTTATCTTTATGACCGTTATGCGCGGGCCAAGCTTCTGGCGCTGGCCTCGTTCATCTGGGGATCCACCACCTGGCTCAATGCCCTGGCGCCGACCTACTCGGCTTTCCTGGTCACCCGCGCCAGCACCGGCATCGATGATTCCGCTTACCCCGGCATCTTCAGCCTGGTCTCCGACTATTTCGGCCCGGAGATGCGCGGCAAGGTCTACGGGCTTTTGCAGTTGACACAGCCGCTGGGCTACATGGCCGGTCTGGTTATAGCCACCCTGCTGGCAGGCACGTTGGGGTGGCGGAGCGTCTTCTTCATCACCGGTTCGTTGGGCGTCGTGATGGCGGTGGTGATCTTCTTCGTGATCAAGGAGCCGCCGCGCGGCCAGAGCGAGCCGGAGCTGGCCGGGATGGAAGAAATGGGGGTGTACCGCTTCGACTGGCAGCTGGCCTGGGGACTTTTTCGTAAGCCCAGCCTGCTGTTCCTCTTTGCCCAGGGATTCGTGGGCGTCTTCCCCTGGAATGTGATCACGTTCTGGTTCTTCCGCTATCTGGAAACCGAGCGGAACTACAGCCAGGGGGCCATCCTGACGACGATGGCGCCGGCCATCCTGGTGTTGGCGGCAGGCTATTTCGTGGGCGGGTTGCTGGGCGATACGCTGTTCAAGCGCACGAACCGGGGCCGGGTGATCGTGGCATTGGTGGGCGTGCTGGTGGGGGCCATCCTCCTCAACCTGACCCTGCGCGTGCCGATGGTCAACCAGGGCCTGTTCATGATCATGTTGCTGATCACCGCCCTCTTCATCCCCTTTGCCTCGCCCAATGTGATTTCCACCGTCTACGACATCACCCTGCCCGAGGTGCGCAGTTCGGCCCTCGCCATCCAGTACTTCATCGAAAGCGCCGGCGCGGCGGCGGCGCCGCTGCTGGCCGGGTTCATCGCCCGTGATTCATCGCTGGGCAACGCCATTCTGATCATCTGCACCACGGCCTGGCTGTTGGGCACCGTCTTCCTGTTCTTCACCGCCTATCTCGTCCCGCGCGACATTGCCGTGCTGCGCGGCCAAATGCGCGCTCGCGCCCTGGAGGAGCGTAAGCTGCACGAGGCGGCGGGGGTGTAG